From Deltaproteobacteria bacterium, one genomic window encodes:
- the galE gene encoding UDP-glucose 4-epimerase GalE gives MTVLVTGGLGFVGSHFVWAAADAGLRVVVLDDQSAAGRPRLPDAVEVVVGCVGDAERVADLLARHRPEAIVHFAGKIEVGESVRNPGLYFDVNFVRALRLLDAAVAAGVESFVFSSTAAVYGEPRAVPIPETARTEPINPYGASKLAFEHALAGYSAAHGLRWCAPRYFNAAGARPDGTLVEAHDPETHLIPLVVDAGLGRRGPISIFGDDYDTPDGTCIRDYVHVCDLADAHLRALERLAAGETIGPVNLGTGRGSSVREVIDAAGDVLGAPVPHGVAARRAGDPTALVADARAAAERLGWRPRRSDLATIVEDAVRSRRN, from the coding sequence ATGACCGTTCTCGTCACGGGCGGGCTCGGCTTCGTCGGCTCGCATTTCGTGTGGGCCGCCGCCGACGCGGGGCTTCGCGTCGTCGTGCTCGACGACCAGTCGGCCGCCGGGCGACCGCGACTGCCCGACGCCGTCGAGGTCGTCGTCGGCTGCGTCGGGGATGCGGAGCGGGTCGCTGATCTGCTCGCGCGCCATCGGCCCGAGGCGATCGTCCACTTCGCCGGCAAGATCGAGGTCGGCGAATCCGTGCGGAACCCGGGTTTGTACTTCGACGTCAACTTCGTTCGGGCGCTGCGCCTGCTCGACGCCGCGGTCGCCGCGGGCGTGGAGTCGTTCGTGTTTTCGTCGACCGCGGCGGTCTACGGCGAGCCGCGCGCGGTGCCGATCCCCGAGACCGCGCGCACCGAGCCGATCAACCCGTACGGCGCGTCGAAGCTCGCGTTCGAGCACGCGCTCGCCGGCTATTCGGCGGCGCACGGGCTGCGCTGGTGCGCGCCGCGCTACTTCAACGCGGCCGGCGCGCGGCCGGACGGCACGCTGGTCGAGGCCCACGACCCGGAGACGCATCTCATTCCCCTCGTCGTCGACGCGGGGCTCGGCCGGCGCGGGCCGATCTCGATTTTCGGCGACGACTACGACACGCCCGACGGCACGTGCATTCGCGACTACGTGCACGTGTGCGATCTGGCCGACGCCCACCTGCGCGCGCTCGAGCGGCTCGCGGCAGGCGAGACGATCGGGCCGGTCAACCTCGGCACCGGGCGCGGCAGCTCCGTGCGCGAGGTGATCGACGCGGCCGGCGACGTGCTCGGCGCGCCGGTGCCGCACGGGGTGGCGGCGCGGCGGGCGGGCGACCCGACCGCGCTCGTCGCCGACGCGCGCGCGGCGGCCGAGCGGCTCGGCTGGCGCCCGCGCCGCTCGGACC